The following coding sequences lie in one Streptomyces venezuelae genomic window:
- a CDS encoding SRPBCC family protein: MARRHRLITVSPATVWSVLADGNRYAQWVVGTASSTPVRGHWPQVGAALRYEVRLGPLRATNETVVRRCEEGTILELEAKAGPLGTARIALEVRPWGEHSLVTVDEHPLRGAAGALHNTAVEALIQIRHRAMLARLAKVCETQTPRATSGAGHA; the protein is encoded by the coding sequence ATGGCACGGCGTCATCGACTGATCACGGTGAGCCCGGCAACGGTGTGGAGCGTGCTGGCCGACGGCAACCGCTACGCCCAATGGGTGGTGGGCACCGCCTCCTCCACCCCGGTGCGCGGCCACTGGCCGCAGGTCGGCGCGGCCCTTCGGTACGAGGTACGGCTGGGCCCGCTGCGGGCCACCAACGAAACCGTCGTACGCCGCTGCGAGGAGGGCACCATCTTGGAACTGGAGGCCAAGGCCGGCCCGCTGGGCACCGCCCGCATCGCCCTGGAGGTGCGGCCCTGGGGCGAGCACAGCCTGGTCACCGTCGACGAACACCCGCTGCGCGGCGCGGCCGGCGCCCTGCACAACACCGCCGTCGAAGCCCTCATCCAGATCCGCCACCGCGCGATGCTGGCCCGCCTGGCCAAGGTGTGCGAGACCCAGACGCCCCGCGCCACCAGCGGAGCGGGCCATGCCTGA